In a single window of the Portunus trituberculatus isolate SZX2019 chromosome 9, ASM1759143v1, whole genome shotgun sequence genome:
- the LOC123501183 gene encoding neuropathy target esterase sws-like isoform X1 has protein sequence MALTHFLDHLHATAQFTINEYPITCLVGVISLVVLLLALSRLQVSSPKEITDEIKREIKSKVDNVKDFVGVGTRPRFRKRDKIYFYGKKMLRKVKANIPTRPAASRLLAKRLARQLLGRSDRDSPQLEVIEPPMEYMQEDLTHLDPNVPTEFVFMLRNIRVFGHFDTPLFLELCKSFQTIHLFKGQRLFSIGDNDENIYIVQKGRISVYVSEPDGSTFSLKEVLPGESIISLLSFCDILTGHPQPYKTIGARAEEKSIVMKIPVEAFRDVFKKYPEMFVRVVQIIMVRLMRVTFTALHQYLGLSSELIDKVPRRDSGGNLVPSLASPNKVKRDSGSTPDGEEEGGGPSTPVRQSSVRKIVLVDPKEETDDGHSLRVATEKFQALLHLDSDEILRDSVEVRDVPPGSFLMKQDSMQETALVYILVGTLTVSQHDPERNDVKLFTACPGDLVGGLAVLSGDPSFFTVKAKHGARIATITRATFFKIIKKNPEVVLHVANTVIRRLSPFVRQIDFALDWEHLEAGRALYKQGQTTDSTFIVLSGRLRSVITHKDGRREVVAEYGKGDLVGIVELLTQTERSTTVMAVRDSELAKLPEGLFNNIKLKHSVVMTRLIKLLGERLLGSWKSTPRIPLGLQVEQRPSQSNFSTVAIVPVSEDVPLSQFTLELYHSLLSIGPTVRLTSEYVVRSMGTSIWESANKYQLVSWLGHMEDQHRVTLYQCDASLTIWTQRCIRQADVILTVGLADSEPQMGKIEKHVEKMAVRTQKVLILLHREDGPPPSGTVRWLNMRSWCQSHHHIRAPKRVFHKRTPAKIIEYYTERVFSTEPNIHSDFSRLARVLTGTTVGLVLGGGGARGAAHIGMIKAIKEVGIPIDMVAGVSIGALIGALFCLEGDLARVTQKAREWSMKMTQIWRMVFDLTYPEVAMFSGAGFNTLIHEALGDTNIEDLWLPYFTLTTDITDSTARIHTHGSTWRYVRASMSLSGYMPPICDPQDGHLLLDGGYVNNLPGDVMRSKWSVGNILAIDVGCQYETRFTNYGDCLSGWSVLFRRCFPFKYFLRKELKVPNLYDIQSRLSYVSCTRQLEELKASNYCEYIRPPIDKYQTLQFGAFDEIKEVGYQHGKTYFSGMLKGGRTVESIYQLSCHSSSECWQHSKFSLNASPASFTDLAQVVCAVKKPTANNVIEDSSEDDVGGGYASEPNTNTEFFNKVSEELSEVWRKRTGSLSDNDMMELDHHDMFDAHRSRHHEDDDDDDDDDDEDAEADNEAEDADL, from the exons ATGGCGCTCACACATTTCCTCGACCACCTTCACGCCACTGCACAATTCACCATCAACGAGTACCCG ATCACTTGTCTGGTGGGAGTGATATCATTGGTGGTGCTGCTCCTGGCCCTCTCTCGCCTGCAGGTCTCCTCCCCAAAGGAGATCACGGATGAGatcaagagagaaataaaaagcaaag TTGACAATGTCAAGGACTTTGTGGGTGTGGGGACGCGGCCAAGGTTCCGCAAGCGGGACAAAATCTACTTCTATGGCAAAAAGATGCTGCGCAAG GTCAAGGCCAACATCCCCACCCGACCTGCAGCGTCACGGCTCCTGGCCAAGCGTCTGGCACGACAGCTGCTGGGGCGCTCGGATCGAGACTCCCCACAGCTGGAGGTGATTGAGCCTCCCATGGAGTACATGCAGGAGGACCTCACACACTTGGACCCCAATGTACCCACAGAGTTTGTGTTTATGCTGCGAAACATCAG AGTGTTTGGCCATTTTGACACACCACTGTTCCTGGAACTTTGCAAGAGTTTCCAGACGATTCACCTCTTCAAGGGACAAAGGCTCTTTTCTATTG GTGACAACGACGAGAACATCTACATTGTGCAGAAGGGAAGGATCAGTGTTTACGTCTCGGAGCCCGACGGCAGCACATTCTCCCTGAAGGAAGTGCTGCCGGGGGAGTCCATCATCTCCCTGCTGTCGTTCTGTGACATCCTGACGGGCCACCCTCAGCCCTACAAGACCATTGGGGCACGTGCTGAGGAGAAGTCCATTGTCATGAAGATCCCTGTGGAGGCCTTCAGGGACGTGTTCAAGAAGTACCCAGAGATGTTTGTGCGAGTGGTGCAGATCATCATGGTGCGCCTTATGAGGGTCACCTTCACTGCCCTGCACCAGTACCTTGGCCTCTCCTCAGAACTCATTGACAAG GTGCCACGGAGGGACAGCGGAGGCAATCTGGTGCCTTCCCTTGCCTCGCCCAACAAAGTGAAGCGAGACAGCGGCTCCACAccggacggggaggaggagggcgggggACCAAGCACACCGGTCAGGCAGAGCAGCGTACGTAAGATTGTTCTGGTGGACCCCAAGGAGGAGACAGACGATGGTCACTCCCTCAGGGTGGCGACTGAGAAGTTCCAGGCACTGCTGCACCTCGACTCGGACGAGATCCTGCGGGACTCAGTGGAGGTGAGGGACGTGCCACCGGGGTCCTTCCTCATGAAGCAGGACTCTATGCAAGAAACTGCCCTGGTCTATATCCTGGTGGGGACTCTTACAGTGTCCCAGCATGATCCTGAAAGAAATGATGTCAAATTGTTCACTGCTTGTCCTGGGGACCTGGTGGGAGGCCTTGCCGTACTCTCCGGCGATCCGTCCTTCTTCACCGTGAAGGCTAAGCATGGCGCACGCATCGCCACCATTACCAGGGCCACATTCTTCAA GATTATCAAGAAGAACCCAGAGGTGGTGCTACACGTGGCCAACACTGTCATCCGCCGGCTATCTCCCTTCGTGCGGCAGATAGACTTCGCCTTGGACTGGGAGCACCTGGAGGCTGGCAGGGCACTCTACAA gcaagGACAGACCACTGACTCCACTTTCATTGTGCTGAGTGGACGGCTACGTTCGGTGATCACTCACAAGGATGGACGCAGGGAGGTGGTGGCTGAGTACGGCAAAGGGGACCTGGTGGGAATT GTGGAGCTGCTGACACAGACTGAACGCAGCACCACCGTCATGGCTGTCAGAGACTCAGAGTTGGCCAAGCTGCCTGAGGGACTCTTCAACAACATCAAGCTGAAGCACTCTGTCGTCATGACCAGACTTATCAAACTCCTTGGTGAAAGGCTGCTTG GCTCCTGGAAGTCCACGCCCCGCATTCCGCTGGGCTTGCAGGTGGAGCAGAGGCCATCGCAGAGTAATTTCTCCACTGTGGCCATCGTGCCCGTCTCAGAGGACGTGCCGCTCTCACAATTCACATTGGAGCtttatcactctctcctctccattg GGCCGACAGTGAGGCTGACCTCAGAGTATGTGGTGCGGTCAATGGGCACCAGCATCTGGGAGTCTGCCAACAAGTACCAGCTGGTTTCCTGGCTGGGACACATGGAGGACCAGCACCGAGTCACGCTGTACCAGTGCGACGCCTCTCTCACCATCTGGACGCAGCGTTGCATCCGCCAGGCTGACGTCATCCTCACCGTGGGCCTGGCAGACTCAGAGCCACAGATGGGCAAG ATAGAAAAACACGTTGAGAAGATGGCGGTGAGGACCCAGAAGGTGCTGATTCTACTGCACCGAGAGGACGGTCCACCGCCATCGGGCACCGTGCGCTGGCTTAACATGCGGTCCTGGTGCCAATCCCACCACCACATCCGTGCTCCCAAGAGAGTCTTTCATAAGAGAACCCCCGCCAAAATT ATTGAGTATTACACAGAGCGAGTGTTCTCCACGGAGCCCAACATACACAGTGACTTCTCCCGCTTGGCCCGGGTCCTCACTGGCACCACGGTGGGGCTGGTGCTGGGGGGTGGCGGGGCACGTGGGGCGGCACACATCGGCATGATCAAGGCCATTAAA GAGGTGGGCATTCCTATTGACATGGTGGCCGGAGTGAGCATTGGAGCGCTGATCGGGGCACTCTTCTGCCTGGAGGGTGACCTGGCTCGGGTGACTCAGAAGGCTCGGGAGTGGAGCATG AAAATGACACAAATCTGGCGCATGGTGTTTGACCTGACCTATCCTGAGGTGGCCATGTTCTCTGGCGCCGGCTTCAACACCCTCATCCATGAAGCCCTCGGAGACACCAACATTGAGGATCTGTGGCTTCCTTACTTCACTCTCACCACCGACATCACCGACTCCACAGCTCGCATCCACACCCATG GAAGCACTTGGCGGTATGTGCGTGCCTCCATGTCCCTCTCTGGGTACATGCCGCCCATCTGCGACCCCCAGGATGGACACTTGCTTCTTGATGGCGGATATGTCAACAACCTGCCAG GTGATGTGATGCGCAGCAAATGGAGTGTGGGCAACATCCTGGCCATTGACGTGGGCTGCCAGTATGAGACTCGCTTCACCAACTATGGGGACTGTTTATCAGGCTGGAGTGTGCTCTTCCGACGCTGCTTTCCCTTCAAGTATTTCCTCAGGAAGGAGCTCAAG GTACCCAACCTGTACGACATCCAGTCCCGGCTCTCCTATGTGTCCTGCACCCGCCAGCTGGAGGAACTGAAGGCAAGCAACTACTGTGAGTACATCCGGCCGCCCATTGACAAGTATCAGACGTTGCAGTTCGGTGCGTTTGACGAGATCAAGGAGGTCGGTTACCAGCACGGCAAGACATACTTCAGCGGCATGCTGAAGGGGGGACGCACCGTGGAGAGCATCTACCAGCTAAGTTGTCACTCCTCCTCCGAGTGTTGGCAGCACAGCAAGTTCAGCCTCAACGCATCACCTGCCAGCTTCACAGACCTGGCCCAGGTGGTGTGCGCCGTCAAGAAGCCCACCGCCAATAATGTGATAGAAG ACTCCTCAGAGGATGATGTCGGGGGTGGCTATGCCTCAGAGcctaacacaaacacagagtTCTTTAATAAG GTGTCAGAGGAACTGAGTGAGGTGTGGCGGAAGAGGACGGGATCGCTCTCTGACAATGACATGATGGAGCTGGACCACCATGACATGTTTGACGCTCACCGCAGCCGCCACCACgaagacgacgatgacgacgacgacgatgatgatgaagatgcgGAGGCGGACAATGAGGCAGAAGATGCAGATCTCTAG
- the LOC123501183 gene encoding neuropathy target esterase sws-like isoform X2 — protein sequence MALTHFLDHLHATAQFTINEYPITCLVGVISLVVLLLALSRLQVSSPKEITDEIKREIKSKVDNVKDFVGVGTRPRFRKRDKIYFYGKKMLRKVKANIPTRPAASRLLAKRLARQLLGRSDRDSPQLEVIEPPMEYMQEDLTHLDPNVPTEFVFMLRNIRVFGHFDTPLFLELCKSFQTIHLFKGQRLFSIGDNDENIYIVQKGRISVYVSEPDGSTFSLKEVLPGESIISLLSFCDILTGHPQPYKTIGARAEEKSIVMKIPVEAFRDVFKKYPEMFVRVVQIIMVRLMRVTFTALHQYLGLSSELIDKVPRRDSGGNLVPSLASPNKVKRDSGSTPDGEEEGGGPSTPVRQSSVRKIVLVDPKEETDDGHSLRVATEKFQALLHLDSDEILRDSVEVRDVPPGSFLMKQDSMQETALVYILVGTLTVSQHDPERNDVKLFTACPGDLVGGLAVLSGDPSFFTVKAKHGARIATITRATFFKIIKKNPEVVLHVANTVIRRLSPFVRQIDFALDWEHLEAGRALYKQGQTTDSTFIVLSGRLRSVITHKDGRREVVAEYGKGDLVGIVELLTQTERSTTVMAVRDSELAKLPEGLFNNIKLKHSVVMTRLIKLLGERLLGSWKSTPRIPLGLQVEQRPSQSNFSTVAIVPVSEDVPLSQFTLELYHSLLSIGPTVRLTSEYVVRSMGTSIWESANKYQLVSWLGHMEDQHRVTLYQCDASLTIWTQRCIRQADVILTVGLADSEPQMGKIEKHVEKMAVRTQKVLILLHREDGPPPSGTVRWLNMRSWCQSHHHIRAPKRVFHKRTPAKIIEYYTERVFSTEPNIHSDFSRLARVLTGTTVGLVLGGGGARGAAHIGMIKAIKEVGIPIDMVAGVSIGALIGALFCLEGDLARVTQKAREWSMKMTQIWRMVFDLTYPEVAMFSGAGFNTLIHEALGDTNIEDLWLPYFTLTTDITDSTARIHTHGVVWRYVRASMSIAMLVPPLPDPVDGHLLVDGCYINNVPGDVMRSKWSVGNILAIDVGCQYETRFTNYGDCLSGWSVLFRRCFPFKYFLRKELKVPNLYDIQSRLSYVSCTRQLEELKASNYCEYIRPPIDKYQTLQFGAFDEIKEVGYQHGKTYFSGMLKGGRTVESIYQLSCHSSSECWQHSKFSLNASPASFTDLAQVVCAVKKPTANNVIEDSSEDDVGGGYASEPNTNTEFFNKVSEELSEVWRKRTGSLSDNDMMELDHHDMFDAHRSRHHEDDDDDDDDDDEDAEADNEAEDADL from the exons ATGGCGCTCACACATTTCCTCGACCACCTTCACGCCACTGCACAATTCACCATCAACGAGTACCCG ATCACTTGTCTGGTGGGAGTGATATCATTGGTGGTGCTGCTCCTGGCCCTCTCTCGCCTGCAGGTCTCCTCCCCAAAGGAGATCACGGATGAGatcaagagagaaataaaaagcaaag TTGACAATGTCAAGGACTTTGTGGGTGTGGGGACGCGGCCAAGGTTCCGCAAGCGGGACAAAATCTACTTCTATGGCAAAAAGATGCTGCGCAAG GTCAAGGCCAACATCCCCACCCGACCTGCAGCGTCACGGCTCCTGGCCAAGCGTCTGGCACGACAGCTGCTGGGGCGCTCGGATCGAGACTCCCCACAGCTGGAGGTGATTGAGCCTCCCATGGAGTACATGCAGGAGGACCTCACACACTTGGACCCCAATGTACCCACAGAGTTTGTGTTTATGCTGCGAAACATCAG AGTGTTTGGCCATTTTGACACACCACTGTTCCTGGAACTTTGCAAGAGTTTCCAGACGATTCACCTCTTCAAGGGACAAAGGCTCTTTTCTATTG GTGACAACGACGAGAACATCTACATTGTGCAGAAGGGAAGGATCAGTGTTTACGTCTCGGAGCCCGACGGCAGCACATTCTCCCTGAAGGAAGTGCTGCCGGGGGAGTCCATCATCTCCCTGCTGTCGTTCTGTGACATCCTGACGGGCCACCCTCAGCCCTACAAGACCATTGGGGCACGTGCTGAGGAGAAGTCCATTGTCATGAAGATCCCTGTGGAGGCCTTCAGGGACGTGTTCAAGAAGTACCCAGAGATGTTTGTGCGAGTGGTGCAGATCATCATGGTGCGCCTTATGAGGGTCACCTTCACTGCCCTGCACCAGTACCTTGGCCTCTCCTCAGAACTCATTGACAAG GTGCCACGGAGGGACAGCGGAGGCAATCTGGTGCCTTCCCTTGCCTCGCCCAACAAAGTGAAGCGAGACAGCGGCTCCACAccggacggggaggaggagggcgggggACCAAGCACACCGGTCAGGCAGAGCAGCGTACGTAAGATTGTTCTGGTGGACCCCAAGGAGGAGACAGACGATGGTCACTCCCTCAGGGTGGCGACTGAGAAGTTCCAGGCACTGCTGCACCTCGACTCGGACGAGATCCTGCGGGACTCAGTGGAGGTGAGGGACGTGCCACCGGGGTCCTTCCTCATGAAGCAGGACTCTATGCAAGAAACTGCCCTGGTCTATATCCTGGTGGGGACTCTTACAGTGTCCCAGCATGATCCTGAAAGAAATGATGTCAAATTGTTCACTGCTTGTCCTGGGGACCTGGTGGGAGGCCTTGCCGTACTCTCCGGCGATCCGTCCTTCTTCACCGTGAAGGCTAAGCATGGCGCACGCATCGCCACCATTACCAGGGCCACATTCTTCAA GATTATCAAGAAGAACCCAGAGGTGGTGCTACACGTGGCCAACACTGTCATCCGCCGGCTATCTCCCTTCGTGCGGCAGATAGACTTCGCCTTGGACTGGGAGCACCTGGAGGCTGGCAGGGCACTCTACAA gcaagGACAGACCACTGACTCCACTTTCATTGTGCTGAGTGGACGGCTACGTTCGGTGATCACTCACAAGGATGGACGCAGGGAGGTGGTGGCTGAGTACGGCAAAGGGGACCTGGTGGGAATT GTGGAGCTGCTGACACAGACTGAACGCAGCACCACCGTCATGGCTGTCAGAGACTCAGAGTTGGCCAAGCTGCCTGAGGGACTCTTCAACAACATCAAGCTGAAGCACTCTGTCGTCATGACCAGACTTATCAAACTCCTTGGTGAAAGGCTGCTTG GCTCCTGGAAGTCCACGCCCCGCATTCCGCTGGGCTTGCAGGTGGAGCAGAGGCCATCGCAGAGTAATTTCTCCACTGTGGCCATCGTGCCCGTCTCAGAGGACGTGCCGCTCTCACAATTCACATTGGAGCtttatcactctctcctctccattg GGCCGACAGTGAGGCTGACCTCAGAGTATGTGGTGCGGTCAATGGGCACCAGCATCTGGGAGTCTGCCAACAAGTACCAGCTGGTTTCCTGGCTGGGACACATGGAGGACCAGCACCGAGTCACGCTGTACCAGTGCGACGCCTCTCTCACCATCTGGACGCAGCGTTGCATCCGCCAGGCTGACGTCATCCTCACCGTGGGCCTGGCAGACTCAGAGCCACAGATGGGCAAG ATAGAAAAACACGTTGAGAAGATGGCGGTGAGGACCCAGAAGGTGCTGATTCTACTGCACCGAGAGGACGGTCCACCGCCATCGGGCACCGTGCGCTGGCTTAACATGCGGTCCTGGTGCCAATCCCACCACCACATCCGTGCTCCCAAGAGAGTCTTTCATAAGAGAACCCCCGCCAAAATT ATTGAGTATTACACAGAGCGAGTGTTCTCCACGGAGCCCAACATACACAGTGACTTCTCCCGCTTGGCCCGGGTCCTCACTGGCACCACGGTGGGGCTGGTGCTGGGGGGTGGCGGGGCACGTGGGGCGGCACACATCGGCATGATCAAGGCCATTAAA GAGGTGGGCATTCCTATTGACATGGTGGCCGGAGTGAGCATTGGAGCGCTGATCGGGGCACTCTTCTGCCTGGAGGGTGACCTGGCTCGGGTGACTCAGAAGGCTCGGGAGTGGAGCATG AAAATGACACAAATCTGGCGCATGGTGTTTGACCTGACCTATCCTGAGGTGGCCATGTTCTCTGGCGCCGGCTTCAACACCCTCATCCATGAAGCCCTCGGAGACACCAACATTGAGGATCTGTGGCTTCCTTACTTCACTCTCACCACCGACATCACCGACTCCACAGCTCGCATCCACACCCATG GAGTGGTCTGGCGTTACGTGCGTGCCTCCATGTCAATAGCCATGCTGGTTCCCCCCTTACCAGATCCCGTCGACGGACACTTGCTAGTTGACGGCTGCTACATCAACAATGTGCCAG GTGATGTGATGCGCAGCAAATGGAGTGTGGGCAACATCCTGGCCATTGACGTGGGCTGCCAGTATGAGACTCGCTTCACCAACTATGGGGACTGTTTATCAGGCTGGAGTGTGCTCTTCCGACGCTGCTTTCCCTTCAAGTATTTCCTCAGGAAGGAGCTCAAG GTACCCAACCTGTACGACATCCAGTCCCGGCTCTCCTATGTGTCCTGCACCCGCCAGCTGGAGGAACTGAAGGCAAGCAACTACTGTGAGTACATCCGGCCGCCCATTGACAAGTATCAGACGTTGCAGTTCGGTGCGTTTGACGAGATCAAGGAGGTCGGTTACCAGCACGGCAAGACATACTTCAGCGGCATGCTGAAGGGGGGACGCACCGTGGAGAGCATCTACCAGCTAAGTTGTCACTCCTCCTCCGAGTGTTGGCAGCACAGCAAGTTCAGCCTCAACGCATCACCTGCCAGCTTCACAGACCTGGCCCAGGTGGTGTGCGCCGTCAAGAAGCCCACCGCCAATAATGTGATAGAAG ACTCCTCAGAGGATGATGTCGGGGGTGGCTATGCCTCAGAGcctaacacaaacacagagtTCTTTAATAAG GTGTCAGAGGAACTGAGTGAGGTGTGGCGGAAGAGGACGGGATCGCTCTCTGACAATGACATGATGGAGCTGGACCACCATGACATGTTTGACGCTCACCGCAGCCGCCACCACgaagacgacgatgacgacgacgacgatgatgatgaagatgcgGAGGCGGACAATGAGGCAGAAGATGCAGATCTCTAG